The sequence below is a genomic window from Chitinispirillales bacterium.
GCATTCGTCTGATTCGCCGCAGACACCGTCAAGTTATTCACCGTGCTTTCCAAACGATTTACATACGCTCCTATATCGGCACGCATCTCACTAACGCTCCTAATAACTTCGTCAATATTAGTTATCGCCGTCTGAGCGG
It includes:
- a CDS encoding flagellin, coding for AQTAITNIDEVIRSVSEMRADIGAYVNRLESTVNNLTVSAANQTNAESQLRDVDFAFQSSQFTKNQILTQSATAMLSQANAVPQNVLSLLR